CATTATTTTTATTATAATTATGTCTTGTTGATAAAGAATCTATGATTGCTCTTGGAGTATTATTCTCTAAATCATTTACCATTTTTGAAATACTATCTAATTGTTGTGAGATTTTTGAAAAATCTTCAGATAATCTATCTCCGTTAAGTTTGTTACCTAAATTTTCAATTAAGTTTTCTAATTTAGACATTCTTTTTTCAATTGAATTAAGTTTTTCTAAATCTACAGAATTAGCACTAGAATCTACTTTATTCGATGAACTTTCTTTGATTTCAACTTGTGGTTTTTCATAAACATCATTATGATTCTCAATTGATTCAATATTTGAAGTTTGTGAAATAACTGTAGTATTTGAAACATTTTCATTTAAATTTAATAATGATATTGCAGGAGAATTGGCTCCTGATAAACCATATTCTTCTTCATAATTCATTTCTGGTTCAAATGATACTGGATTTATAACATCTGAAATATTTTCTAAAACACTTTCATTAAAAATTGGTGGTGTAGATATAGTTGTATCTGAATTTATATTTACAACTTCCTCTTTTTGGTGACCAGTTTCCTTCATTTCTTTCATGATAACTTGAGCTGCAAGGTCTGGTTGATCAAAATTGAAATCTGAATAAACCATATCCTTATCTGAATCAGAAATATCTGACTGGTCAAGTTGGCTTAAATCCATATTAACAGCTCTTGCCATTTTTTCTCTTACAAACTCTTCTTCAAGCCCATTTGTTTTTAGTGTTTCATCATGACTTAAAGTTTGGGGAGCTATAAACTCCTCTACTTTATCTTCATTTGAAATTTCAAGTTCCTTTTGATCAGAACCAAGAATCATATTTGTCTCAAAAACTGGTAAAGTCGAAACAGTTGTTCCTGGCGCACCATTTGCAATTTCTTCTTTTTGTTCTTGAGCCTTTTTCATGTCTTTCATGATAACTTGAGCTGCAAGGTCTGGTTGATCAAAATTAAAATCTGAATAAACCATATCCTTATTTGAATTAGCTGGATCGCTTGACTCAGGTAGTTGTTCAATTGTCATATTAACAGCTTTTGCCATTTTTTCTTTAATAAACTCAGCTTCCAATCCTTGAGCTTTTATTGAAGTACCATGAACTATAGTTTGAGGAGCTACAAATGTTCCTAAAACTTCATTGACTTCACCTTTTTTAATTTCTTTCTCAACTTCAATTTCAAATGAAGGTGGAGCAGAAATTGTTGTTCCTGGAGTTGCATTTACAATAGATTGTTTTTGGTCTTGAACCTTTTTCATGTCTTTCATGATAACCTGAGCTGCAAGGTCTGGTTGATCAAAATTAAAATCTGAATAAACCATATCCTTATTTGAATTAGCTGGATCACTTGATTCAGGAAGTTGTTCAATTGTCATATTAACAGCTTTTGCCATTTTTTCTTTAATAAACTCAGCTTCCAATCCTTGAGCCTTTATTGAAGTGCCATGAACTATAGTTTGAGGAGCTACAAATGTCTGAGGTACACCTGGTTTATTTCCACCAGAATATCTCTCATGTAATTTTTCAATTTCCTCATCTACTGAAGTTGATTCTTCTCCACCAAAAGCAGTAGTTGCTTCAGATATTGAAGTTGATTTAAAGTTTGCATCAATGGTATTATCATCAATTGTCATATACTCAATACTATAATTTTGTGATATTCTAAGTTTTGCTCCTAGACGATTAACTTTCATAACATTGAAATTAAATTTACTAATCACTTTGGTTAATTCTTTTTCATTTAGATTTTGCATATTTGCTTCAATCTGTTTTCTTTGAATTTCCAATTTTGCTTTATAATCTTTTCATTTTAGATAATACTTTTTAGCTTTACCCTCTTTATAAAAATTTTCTAGCTGTTCTTCAGCTGATTTTGGCAACGCAGAATTATCATTTACTTTTGTTTGATCGTTTTCTTCTTGAAAATCCTCTATTTGGTTTTTCAAATCTACGTTGCCAGTTAACTTTCCCTCTTTTGATACCTCTTTTTCAAATTTTCTTTCTTCTTTGTAAATTGAAATTAGGTTTCTTTCTTCGGCATAATTATTTAATGCCTCTGAATCAAATAAAACAACTTCTAACATAATAAATGCTATTAAAATTAAACTTGCTACAATAACAAATATTAATTGACCTGTTAATAACAATAAAACACCTGTAATAACTAATGTTACTTTAACAAATGGTTTTGAAACTTTTTGATGTTTTCTTAATCTTACTAATTCAATAATTGATAGTGTAATTAAAACGATTGCAACAACTATTGCAATTACTAATCAAGTAATCACTGTTACTTTATTAGCTGGCTCTGCTGACGGATAAAATACAGCATTGTTTCCATAAACTGGTGCAAATAATGGTTTTGTTAATACAGACAACATTTTAATAATAAACGGTATTGGTTTTGCTGATGTTAACATTAAAACTAATGTTGAAGTACCAAACAGTAATAATCCTGTTGATGCTGCTAATGTTAATGATCAAGCACATATAATAAATATAGCAAACATATTTCTTTCCTCCTAATTTTTCAGTTTTTCCCAGTTGCCTGGAACTGAAATTAATTTTGTATCTCTATTCTTGTTTATCTCATTTGCTGAAGACTCTTCAATATTTATTGGTCCATTTTTTGATAAACTTACATTTAAATTATTTAACTTTCCTTCGATTTCGCTTCTTGGTCTCGGGTCAGTATTTCTATTTGTTCTTGTAGCTAATGATGATTTGTATCTATCCATATTTTCGAATGGATTTGCATAAGGATTTAATTTCATTTCTTTTTTAGAAAGTATTGATGGGTCAAATCCTGATTCACCCTTTCTTTGAAGCCTAGCTAATTCTTCACGCTTTTCTTGTTCTAAAATTTCATTTTTTTGTTTTTCAAGTACTTGATCAACATGAATTCTTAGATTTGAATCAATTCCTGGATCGTATTCTTCTTCTTGTTCTTCAAATTCATATTCATTATGAATTTCTGAAAACCTAGGAAGCTGAGTCGAATTATATTCCTCAGTGAAATTGTTATTAGATATTCCTGGTATATTTCCAGTAAACTTGCTATCAGTTTTATCGTAAGTTAACTTGATTTCACCTTCATCTTGAGTTTCAAACATATCTATGGAAACATCTTTTAATTCTTTATGAAAGAATTGATCTAAATTTCCTTGATTTTCATTGTTTTGTATTTCTAGATTTTGTAAAGTTGCTTTCTCATAGTTAAAGGGCTCTTCATGATAATTATTAAATTGTTGAAAATTTTGATAATTATCATTTTGATAGTGATTTTTTATTTGATTTGAGTTCTGATAATTTTCATATTGCAATTGTTCGTTCAATTGATTAATATGCTGATACTCTTCAATCAAATTATTTTCATATTGTTTTTCATTAATTATTTTTTTAGTTACACTTGAAATTAAAGCAATATCTGAAACAATGTAGTCATAATTGTCAATTATTTCTTCAATTCTATTTATGTCCAATAAAGAGTAATCAATATTTGTTATACAAGATACATTCGGTATTTCCATAATTAGATTTTGAATAAATTCATTAATTAATAATATTTTATCTAGACTAATATTTTGCAAATTATTTAAAATAACATTAATTGGTTCATTAAAATTATAAGAATCAAATAAATTATTAAATTCTTCTATAAATAATTTAATAGGATCTGCAGATAGATTTAACAATTCAAGAATATAATCTATTTCAGAATTAGTTTTACCTCAATCTGTTGCTGCTAGAAGTAGAGAAGTCTTTTCTCATAATGACCTTTTATCTTCTATATTTATTTTGTCTGGTAAATTATTAATAATTCTTTTTAATATAAATAAACAAGGAGAAGAATACTGAATTGTTTTTTCTAAATCAAGTTCTATTAGATTCTCTAACGTATTTTTATCAATTAGCGATTCATTGTTTATTATTAATATGTTTTTAAATTTAT
This sequence is a window from Spiroplasma diminutum CUAS-1. Protein-coding genes within it:
- a CDS encoding DUF3054 domain-containing protein; translated protein: MFAIFIICAWSLTLAASTGLLLFGTSTLVLMLTSAKPIPFIIKMLSVLTKPLFAPVYGNNAVFYPSAEPANKVTVITWLVIAIVVAIVLITLSIIELVRLRKHQKVSKPFVKVTLVITGVLLLLTGQLIFVIVASLILIAFIMLEVVLFDSEALNNYAEERNLISIYKEERKFEKEVSKEGKLTGNVDLKNQIEDFQEENDQTKVNDNSALPKSAEEQLENFYKEGKAKKYYLKWKDYKAKLEIQRKQIEANMQNLNEKELTKVISKFNFNVMKVNRLGAKLRISQNYSIEYMTIDDNTIDANFKSTSISEATTAFGGEESTSVDEEIEKLHERYSGGNKPGVPQTFVAPQTIVHGTSIKAQGLEAEFIKEKMAKAVNMTIEQLPESSDPANSNKDMVYSDFNFDQPDLAAQVIMKDMKKVQDQKQSIVNATPGTTISAPPSFEIEVEKEIKKGEVNEVLGTFVAPQTIVHGTSIKAQGLEAEFIKEKMAKAVNMTIEQLPESSDPANSNKDMVYSDFNFDQPDLAAQVIMKDMKKAQEQKEEIANGAPGTTVSTLPVFETNMILGSDQKELEISNEDKVEEFIAPQTLSHDETLKTNGLEEEFVREKMARAVNMDLSQLDQSDISDSDKDMVYSDFNFDQPDLAAQVIMKEMKETGHQKEEVVNINSDTTISTPPIFNESVLENISDVINPVSFEPEMNYEEEYGLSGANSPAISLLNLNENVSNTTVISQTSNIESIENHNDVYEKPQVEIKESSSNKVDSSANSVDLEKLNSIEKRMSKLENLIENLGNKLNGDRLSEDFSKISQQLDSISKMVNDLENNTPRAIIDSLSTRHNYNKNNG